The proteins below are encoded in one region of Ascochyta rabiei chromosome 21, complete sequence:
- a CDS encoding Thymidylate synthase has product MAPSVLEPVISATSSSDVQKVVKNGTPASGTTKVDPSHEEYQYLNLIRDILDHGEHRPDRTGTGTYSIFAPAQMKFNLSRPSSDPTAPPELILPLLTTKRVFLRAVIGELLWFVAGSTHYKSLQEAGIKIWDGNGSRTYLDSVGLSHHEEGDLGPVYGFQWRHFGAEYKGHDADYTGQGVDQLAEVIDKLKNRPYDRRIILSAWNPADLRKMALPPCHMFAQFYVSFPRQKEGETERPRGVLHSLLYQRSCDMGLGVPFNIASYALLTHMLAHVCDLTPGTFTHTMGDAHVYCDHVDAVKVQVEREPRDFPTLKINREPGGSIDGWKAEELEVLGYKPHGAIAMKMSV; this is encoded by the coding sequence ATGGCCCCTTCGGTGCTTGAGCCTGTCATCTCAGCCACTTCCTCTTCAGACGTTCAGAAAGTTGTCAAAAACGGCACACCAGCTAGTGGTACAACGAAGGTCGACCCCTCTCATGAGGAATACCAGTACCTGAACCTGATTCGCGATATTCTCGACCATGGCGAGCACCGGCCGGATCGCACAGGGACAGGCACATACTCCATCTTTGCCCCAGCGCAAATGAAGTTCAATCTGTCTCGCCCATCGTCAGACCCCACCGCACCACCAGAGCTCATCTTACCCCTCCTCACGACCAAACGCGTGTTTCTGCGCGCCGTAATCGGCGAACTTCTCTGGTTCGTTGCTGGCTCCACACACTACAAGTCCCTGCAAGAAGCTGGCATCAAGATCTGGGACGGCAACGGTTCGCGCACCTACCTCGACAGCGTCGGCTTGTCACACCACGAAGAGGGAGACCTTGGGCCTGTGTACGGCTTCCAATGGCGGCATTTCGGTGCAGAATACAAGGGGCACGATGCAGACTACACAGGGCAAGGCGTGGACCAGTTGGCAGAGGTTATCGATAAGTTGAAGAATCGACCGTACGATCGAAGAATCATTCTGAGCGCATGGAACCCGGCGGATTTGAGGAAGATGGCTCTTCCTCCTTGTCATATGTTTGCACAGTTCTACGTTTCGTTCCCCAGGCAGAAGGAGGGCGAGACAGAAAGGCCGAGGGGTGTGCTGCATTCGCTACTGTACCAGCGCTCTTGCGATATGGGACTCGGCGTGCCCTTTAACATCGCATCATACGCTCTGCTAACGCACATGCTGGCGCATGTCTGCGATCTCACACCGGGAACCTTTACACATACCATGGGCGACGCACATGTGTACTGCGATCACGTCGACGCAGTCAAGGTGCAAGTAGAGCGGGAGCCACGCGACTTTCCTACACTGAAGATCAACCGAGAGCCTGGCGGTAGCATTGATGGATGGAAGGCCGAAGAGCTTGAGGTCCTTGGATACAAGCCGCATGGTGCAATTGCGATGAAGATGAGTGTATGA